A region of the Thiomicrorhabdus sp. genome:
TGTTTACCTGCAGCTTTTGCCCCTGCATCACCTTTATTATCAATAAAATCTTGATAGGCTGTGACTTCTGCACGGATAAATCCTTTTTCAAAGTCAGTGTGAATCACACCAGCGGCTTGTGGAGCTGTTGCGCCTTTTTTGACTGTCCAAGCACGAACTTCTTTTACACCTGCTGTAAAGTAGGTTTGTAAGCCTAAAATTTCATAACCTGCACGAATAACACGATTTAGACCTGGCTCTTCTTGACCCATCTCTTCTAAGAAATCGGCTTTGTCTTCATCATCTAATTGAGCGATTTCTTCTTCTAGTGAGGCACAAATGGCAACCACTTTAGCGTTCTGCTCTTCTGCTAGAGCTTTTACAGAATCAAGAAGTGGGTTATTTTCAAAACCATCTTCATTAACGTTTGCGATATACATCATTGGTTTAACCGTTAATAGATGCAAATCCCTTAATTCTTTTAACTCATCATCAGATAAGCCCATTAAGCGAACTAACTTACCTTCTTCTAACTCAGCTAAAACTTTTTGAAGCAGAGTCATACGAGCTGCTGCTTCTTTGTCGCCACTTTTGGCAATACGCTGTACTTTTTGAATGGCTTTTTCAATAGATTCCATATCAGCAAAAATCAATTCCATATTGATGATTTCAATATCAGAAATAGGATCTACTTTACCTGCAACGTGAACAATATCATCATTTTCAAAACAACGAACAACCTGTACAATGGCATCAGTTTCGCGGATATTGGCTAAGAATTTATTACCTAACCCTTCACCCTTAGAAGCACCTTCTACAAGGCCTGCAATATCCATAAAGTCTACTGTTGCAGACAATACTCTTTCAGGCTTAACAATGGCTGCTAACGCATCTTCACGTGCGTCTGGTACAGGCACAACACCTACGTTTGGTTCGATAGTACAAAACGGGTAGTTTGCTGATTCGATTCCTGCGTTGGTTAGTGCATTGAAAAGTGTTGATTTACCAACATTTGGTAAGCCTACGATACCGCATTTAATTGCCATGCTGTGTCTCCTAAAAACGGAATAATGAATATGGTTGACGAAACCGTTTAAAACGATTTATTTGTGTATTTTAAACTTAAGATTTTGTATGCAACTCTTGCATTGCCTTGGCCAAATCACCTTTTACCAAGTCTGGCACAACTCGGGTGGCTTCATAACTTGCGTCATCGATTAGTTGGCGATCTGCTTTTGATGGATTTTTTAAGACATAATCCACAACTAAATCTTTGTGTCCTGGGTGCCCCACCCCTAATCGCAAACGCATGAATTCTTTTCCCATTGCCGCAATGGTGTCGCGAAGACCATTATGACCTCCATGACCACCACCAACTTTCAATTTTGCAGTTCCAGTAGGCAAATCAAGCTCATCATGAGCAACCAGAATAGATTCAACAGGAATTTTATAGAATTTAGCTAAGGCTTGAATGGATTGGCCACTACGGTTCATAAAGGTCGTTGGCTTTAATAGCCAAAAATCTAATCCATTAGATTGAACTCTTGCGGCTAATCCAAGAAATTTGGTTTCTGGACGAAACTCTACACCGTATTGTCTAGCAATTTCGTCCACAAACCAAAAACCGGCGTTATGTCGAGTCTGCTCATATTTTTCGCCTGGATTACCCAGACCAACAATTAATTGAACAGATGACATAACGCCGGCTCTCTTTTACAGTAATAATTAAAGTCGTAATGGGTTTAGTTAAGCCAAACCCAAAACGAATTAACCTTTACGCTTAGGCTTACCAATGTTTACAACCGCTTGGTCGTAATCTGCATTACCGTGAGATAGTGCAGTTAAGATAACGCCTTCAGGCATAACTAACTGAGAAAGACGTAGGCTTGTACCAGCATCCATTGCTGAAACATCAACGTCGATCTTAGTAGGTAAATCTTTTGCTAAACAGCTAACTTCTACAGTAGCTTGTAAGAATGACATTAGACCACCAAGTTTCACACCAGGAGCTTTAGCTTGACCAACAAAGTTAAGAGGGACTTTCTTAGTTAGTTTGTTGTCAGTAC
Encoded here:
- the ychF gene encoding redox-regulated ATPase YchF — translated: MAIKCGIVGLPNVGKSTLFNALTNAGIESANYPFCTIEPNVGVVPVPDAREDALAAIVKPERVLSATVDFMDIAGLVEGASKGEGLGNKFLANIRETDAIVQVVRCFENDDIVHVAGKVDPISDIEIINMELIFADMESIEKAIQKVQRIAKSGDKEAAARMTLLQKVLAELEEGKLVRLMGLSDDELKELRDLHLLTVKPMMYIANVNEDGFENNPLLDSVKALAEEQNAKVVAICASLEEEIAQLDDEDKADFLEEMGQEEPGLNRVIRAGYEILGLQTYFTAGVKEVRAWTVKKGATAPQAAGVIHTDFEKGFIRAEVTAYQDFIDNKGDAGAKAAGKQRLEGKEYIVQDGDVMHFRFNV
- the pth gene encoding aminoacyl-tRNA hydrolase, with the protein product MSSVQLIVGLGNPGEKYEQTRHNAGFWFVDEIARQYGVEFRPETKFLGLAARVQSNGLDFWLLKPTTFMNRSGQSIQALAKFYKIPVESILVAHDELDLPTGTAKLKVGGGHGGHNGLRDTIAAMGKEFMRLRLGVGHPGHKDLVVDYVLKNPSKADRQLIDDASYEATRVVPDLVKGDLAKAMQELHTKS
- a CDS encoding 50S ribosomal protein L25/general stress protein Ctc, producing MSQNWTAEIRTEEGKGASRRLRNTGKVPAIIYGAGKDAVSVSFAQNFVKKALENNDNFNAVLTIDVKGGETESCVVKDLQRHPSTGDVSHIDLQRAGTDNKLTKKVPLNFVGQAKAPGVKLGGLMSFLQATVEVSCLAKDLPTKIDVDVSAMDAGTSLRLSQLVMPEGVILTALSHGNADYDQAVVNIGKPKRKG